One Papaver somniferum cultivar HN1 chromosome 10, ASM357369v1, whole genome shotgun sequence genomic window carries:
- the LOC113317220 gene encoding 2-alkenal reductase (NADP(+)-dependent)-like, which yields MEIPNKQIIFRDYIEGSPKETDMMLYVGKTSLKIPPESSSSPSSGGAVLVKNLYLSCDPYLRGRMRNFHESYIPPFSPGSVIVGFGVSKVVDSDNENFKIGDIVTGITGWEEYSFIHKAGLLRKIQSDDIPLSYHLGLLEMPGFTAYAGFYEVCCPKKGEFVFVSAASGAVGQLVGQLEKLHGCYVVGSAGTSQKVDLLKNKFGFDDAFNYKEEPNIDAALKRCFPQGIDIYFDNVGGEMLDAVLLNMRTHGRIAVCGMVSQQSLSYAEGLKNVFMLIPKRVKMQGFIQSDYLHLFPQFLEHIIGNYKQGKIVYIEDMNEGLENAPSALVGLFSAKNVGKQVVRVAHS from the exons ATGGAAATTCCTAATAAACAGATAATATTCAGAGATTACATCGAGGGAAGTCCAAAAGAAACTGACATGATGTTATATGTTGGAAAGACTAGTCTTAAAATCCCACcggaatcatcatcatcaccatcatctggAGGAGCTGTTCTTGTTAAGAATCTATATCTATCTTGTGATCCTTACTTGAGAGGAAGAATGAGAAACTTCCATGAATCCTATATCCCACCTTTTTCACCTGGATCG GTTATTGTAGGATTTGGAGTATCAAAAGTTGTGGATTCTGATAatgaaaatttcaaaattggggatATTGTTACTGGAATTACTGGCTGGGAAGAGTACTCATTCATTCACAAGGCTGGGTTACTGCGAAAAATTCAGTCGGATGATATCCCTCTTTCTTATCATCTTGGATTATTAG AAATGCCCGGGTTTACGGCTTATGCTGGATTTTATGAGGTTTGCTGCCCTAAGAAGGGGGAATTTGTATTTGTTTCGGCAGCCTCTGGAGCTGTTGGTCAGCTTGTTGGGCAACTAGAAAAGTTACATGGTTGTTATGTTGTTGGTAGTGCTGGTACAAGTCAAAAG GTTGATCTGTTGAAGAACAAGTTTGGCTTTGATGATGCATTTAACTATAAAGAAGAACCCAATATAGATGCAGCTTTAAAAAG GTGCTTCCCACAAGGAATTGATATCTACTTCGATAATGTTGGTGGTGAGATGCTTGATGCGGTGCTTCTGAACATGAGGACTCATGGTCGGATTGCTGTTTGTGGTATGGTATCTCAGCAGTCTCTTTCATACGCGGAGGGATTGAAAAATGTCTTCATGCTGATACCGAAACGTGTCAAGATGCAAGGGTTCATTCAAAGTGATTACCTGCATCTGTTTCCTCAGTTCTTGGAACATATTATAGGTAACTATAAACAAGGAAAGATCGTTTACATTGAAGACATGAATGAAGGTCTTGAAAATGCTCCTTCTGCTCTTGTTGGTTTGTTTTCCGCCAAGAATGTTGGTAAGCAGGTAGTTCGGGTCGCTCACAGTTAG